From the genome of Sulfurimonas paralvinellae:
ATTATCCTGATGAACTTGCAGGGACAGGATGCAAAGTATATGATGTTTGCGGTGAAAAACTTGCCATACTCAATCTTATGGGACACTACGGCATGCCTTATACAGACAATGCTTTTCGTTGTGCAGAAGAGTCTGTAAATGCTTTGCGTGAGGATGGAATTTACAATATATTTGTCGATTTTCATGCTGAAGCGACCAGTGAAAAAAGAGCGATGCTGATGCTTTTAGAAGGCAGAGTAAGCGGTATAATCGGTACGCATACGCATGTCTCAACTGATGACTTTCAGATAGTTGCTGGAACTGCTTATATGACAGATATCGGGTTGACAGGCTGCCGTGATAATGTCATTGGGATGGATAAAAAGGTACCGTTACAGCAATTCTTAACAGGAATGAAGGGACATTTCGACATTCCAAAGAAATGTAAAAAGATTTTGCAGATGGCCGTGATGGAGCTAGAAGAGGGGAAATGCACATCGGCTTTTAAATTGAAGATTTTAGATGATGGACGGACTTTGAAAAGTGAGGCATGGCTGGAAGACTAAGCTGCCGTTACTCTGTAGTAGTTGTCGTTTTCAATGTAAGTGTTGAGCATTTTTTCTTTTAAAAAAGTATGCTGAACCACCTGTGTCTCTTTAGGAAATTTACTATGTAAGCCAAAGTAAGAATTTTGGAGTGGAACTTTTGGTTTTTTCATATATGAGAAAGGGGTGACACTCTCTTTGTAAGCTGTTTTCGCCTTTTGCCTTTTTTGTACTTTTTCAAGTTCCTGTAAATTTGGGTTCTGTTCTTGTTGCCAAAGAAGAGAATATTTGGCAGCAGTGCTGAGTGGCTGTGGCGCTGGTTGGAGTTTTGTTTCCGTGTTGTCAGGTTTCTGCTCTGAAAGTAAAACAGGTTCACTTTTGTGTGAAAAACTCTCTTTTATAGAATTATTCGGTTTTATAGTCGCTACAGTTGGTATGAAAGTTGCATAGGAAGCAATAAACATAAGTAACTCCTGAATGTTAATATAATTATATCACATTTCATATAAATTTTTAAAAATGTGATAAAATTTAAGATGTTAATTTATATTTTTATATGCAAACAGGAAATTTCAGGTATAATAAAAAGAAATTTATAAAAAGGGAAGTTTGTGCTTAAAAGAGTAGTGACAATCAGTCTTTTTCCTATTATCATAACGCAATTTGCAAGTGCTTTAACACTTAAAGAGAGTGTTGTTGAGGTGATGGATACGAATCCGATTGTGCAAGAGAGGTTGAAAAACTACAGAGCAACACGTCAAGATCTGAATGTGGCTGAATCTGAATATCTCCCAAGCATCGATTTTAGAGCGAGTCTTGGGTATACAAAAGCGGGTATGCTGAAAAGCGGCAATGCCAGCTGGAATCACACAGTACTAGATGAGAAGTATGGTAACTATGAATCTTCTTTAGTGCTGACTCAGAATCTTTTTGACGGATTTGGAACGACGTATAAAGTTTCTTATCAGCAGGCACGAATTTTAGCGGCCGCTTACAACTACATAGAAAAAGCAAATGATGTTGCGTATAAAATGACAAATGCTTACCTTAATGTTCTGCGTGAGTATGAGCTGCTGCAAACCGCCCGTGAAAATGTGCAGATAAATGAAGAGATATTTAAAAAGGTTAAGGATCTGTACGATTCAGGGTTGACAACTGATTCGGAAGTTAAAAAGATCGAGTCTTCACTCTCACTTGCGCGTTCCAATCTGACTGTTCAAAAAAACAACACACGTGATAAAGAATATAACTTCCGCAGAATGCTAGGACGTATGCCGCAGGTTGCGCAAATGCAAAAACCCGATCTCAATGTTTCAATGCCAAGGAGTGTTGAAAGAGCTGCTGAGTATGCCATTAATCATAATCCCTCTCTTTTAGTGAGCCGATATAACATAAAAGGCGCACAGGCTCTTTGGAAACAGCATCAAAAAGAGTTCTATCCAAAGGTAGATCTTGAAGTCTCTCAAAACTTCAATGATGTCGAAAAAAGAAATCTTTTTGACCGACCTGATGACAGATTCAAAGCGCGTGTTGTTCTTTCATATAATCTTTACCGTGGCGGTGCGGACAGTGCTAATGTACAAAAAGATGTCAGTAAAATCAATCAGGAAGTCGAGACAAAACGTGACCTCAAGCGTCAGGTTATCGAAGCGCTTGATCTCTCCTGGAACGCTTATGAAATGATTGGCCTGCAGCTAAAAGACCTTAGAGACTACAAAAAGTTTGCAGAAAAAACGCTTGAACTTTATAAAGAAGAGTATGATCTCGGCCGCCGTTCTTTACTTGACCTGTTGACATCCCAAAATGATGTTATAAACTCTCGAGCGCAGATTATTAAAGCCGAATATGATTATCTGCTTGCCAAATACCGGATCTTAGATGCTATGGGACTGCTTCCTCTTGCTATTGTAGGAGATACAAAAGAGTTTGATTCGAGAGTAAATCTCTATGTAAACGGTGATGCAAATGAGGTACTTGATACTGTTCCTGTCAAATACGATGTGGACAATGACAAAATAACTGATGATGAAGACCTTTGTGATAATTCACTGTTGGAAAATAACATTATGCCTTACGGCTGCGTGAAGATGACTCGTGATAGCGATGGTGACGGTGTTATCAATTCAAAAGACAAATGTCCAAACACGCCGAAAAATGCAAAGGTCTCACCTGATGGTTGTGCAGTCGATGTCGATATGGATGGTGTCAAGGATTACAAAGACAAATGTCCAAATACCCCAATAGGCTATACCGTAGATGATAAAGGGTGTGCCACTTCTTTGAATCTTGGTGTCAATTTTGCCTACTATAGCGATGTCATTGACAAAAACTCATATGCCAATATTGAACGTTTTGCAGAGTTCGCCCAAAAGAATCCGCAGTATAAGATCCATATCGTAGGGCATACAAGTTCACGCGGTGATGCCGGACTGAACAAACAACTCTCTAAGAGAAGGGCAGAATCAGTAAAACGTGCTCTTGTTAAATTGGGAATCGACCCTGAAAGAATAACAACTGAGGGCAGAGGCGAAGAAGAACCAATCGCTGATAACAATACCCCAGAAGGTAGATATATAAATAGAAGAGTCGAAATAGAACTGACTCTTGGGGAAGAGTAGTATGAAAAGATTAGTATATATTTTTATTGGATTGATTACATCTACATTTGTGTATGCATCTGTTTCACATACGCTTGATGATACTTTTTTTGAAAAGGAATTTCAGCAAATTATCCGCTTTGAGATGCTGCATTTTAATGATGAAAACAGTTTAGATGAAAAATCAATAGAGACGTTAGATGCTGCTATAGTAAAGATCAAAGAGCTGCAAAAATCATCGAAAATCAAAGTAACTCTTGTCGGGCATGCTTATAAAGCGGCTGATTATTATCCGCAAAAGATGCAAAACAATCTTGGGTATGTCAATGAAAGCAGTAAAAATGATGACAATAGAAGTGAAAATTATGTTAAAGCAATAGAGAAAAAACTTATTGACAAGGGCATTGATCGTTCATCTCTTTATATATATGACAAAGAAGGACAGTTGCCTGCTTTTACCGATGAAATTCCTGAGAGCGGTTCGCTTTCAAATAGGGTTATGCTCAGCATATATGTATTAAAGCCGGAAGATATAGACAGTGACAGGGATGGTGTTTTTGACAGGTATGACAGATGTCCAGGTACGCCAAGAGGATCAAAAGTAGATAAGAACGGCTGTCCGATTGACAGTGATCATGATGGCGTTCTGGATTATAAAGATAAATGCCCTGATACCCCGCCTAAGGGTGTACTTGTAGATTCACACGGTTGTCCGCTTGACAGTGATCATGATGGTGTTGTAGATTACAAGGATAAATGTGAAAATACACCGGAGGGAATCAGGGTAGATCCTTTTGGCTGTCCACTTAAGCAGACACTCAAACTCCATTTTAAAAGTAATTCTGCTAAAATTTTGAAAAACTCTTATGGTGAAATACAAAAGTTTGCAGAGTTCTTGAAGAAAAATCCTGGCTATAAAGTAAAGATAACAGGACATACGGACAGTATAGGGAAAGCCGTTGTGAATATGCAGCTCTCTTTACAGCGTGCCAAGAGTGTTAAAAAAGCACTTGTTGCTGAAGGCATTGATGCATCGAGAATAGTGACAGCAGGACGCGGTGAACTTGACCCAATAGAGTCAAACAGAACCGCAGAGGGAAGAAAAGCAAATAGACGTATAGAGATAAAGCTTTTTCATTAAAAAATCAGGTGGCATATGAACGAACA
Proteins encoded in this window:
- a CDS encoding TIGR00282 family metallophosphoesterase; its protein translation is MKIAFIGDIVGKPGRDMLQKHLPTLKEQEGIDFVIANYENASHGFGLTLKNCNELFSYGVDVMTGGNHSWDKKDILPLFDSHELLRPHNYPDELAGTGCKVYDVCGEKLAILNLMGHYGMPYTDNAFRCAEESVNALREDGIYNIFVDFHAEATSEKRAMLMLLEGRVSGIIGTHTHVSTDDFQIVAGTAYMTDIGLTGCRDNVIGMDKKVPLQQFLTGMKGHFDIPKKCKKILQMAVMELEEGKCTSAFKLKILDDGRTLKSEAWLED
- a CDS encoding TolC family outer membrane protein, with the translated sequence MLKRVVTISLFPIIITQFASALTLKESVVEVMDTNPIVQERLKNYRATRQDLNVAESEYLPSIDFRASLGYTKAGMLKSGNASWNHTVLDEKYGNYESSLVLTQNLFDGFGTTYKVSYQQARILAAAYNYIEKANDVAYKMTNAYLNVLREYELLQTARENVQINEEIFKKVKDLYDSGLTTDSEVKKIESSLSLARSNLTVQKNNTRDKEYNFRRMLGRMPQVAQMQKPDLNVSMPRSVERAAEYAINHNPSLLVSRYNIKGAQALWKQHQKEFYPKVDLEVSQNFNDVEKRNLFDRPDDRFKARVVLSYNLYRGGADSANVQKDVSKINQEVETKRDLKRQVIEALDLSWNAYEMIGLQLKDLRDYKKFAEKTLELYKEEYDLGRRSLLDLLTSQNDVINSRAQIIKAEYDYLLAKYRILDAMGLLPLAIVGDTKEFDSRVNLYVNGDANEVLDTVPVKYDVDNDKITDDEDLCDNSLLENNIMPYGCVKMTRDSDGDGVINSKDKCPNTPKNAKVSPDGCAVDVDMDGVKDYKDKCPNTPIGYTVDDKGCATSLNLGVNFAYYSDVIDKNSYANIERFAEFAQKNPQYKIHIVGHTSSRGDAGLNKQLSKRRAESVKRALVKLGIDPERITTEGRGEEEPIADNNTPEGRYINRRVEIELTLGEE
- a CDS encoding OmpA family protein, with translation MKRLVYIFIGLITSTFVYASVSHTLDDTFFEKEFQQIIRFEMLHFNDENSLDEKSIETLDAAIVKIKELQKSSKIKVTLVGHAYKAADYYPQKMQNNLGYVNESSKNDDNRSENYVKAIEKKLIDKGIDRSSLYIYDKEGQLPAFTDEIPESGSLSNRVMLSIYVLKPEDIDSDRDGVFDRYDRCPGTPRGSKVDKNGCPIDSDHDGVLDYKDKCPDTPPKGVLVDSHGCPLDSDHDGVVDYKDKCENTPEGIRVDPFGCPLKQTLKLHFKSNSAKILKNSYGEIQKFAEFLKKNPGYKVKITGHTDSIGKAVVNMQLSLQRAKSVKKALVAEGIDASRIVTAGRGELDPIESNRTAEGRKANRRIEIKLFH